A genomic window from bacterium includes:
- a CDS encoding DUF3467 domain-containing protein, with protein MQNNLPPQQLNVELGEKEAEGIYSNLALITHSPAEFVIDFTRMVPGVPKARVYARVIMTPQHAKSLLNALKENIGKYETQFGEIKVYNEPSQQGRAIGFQPNPQENAPSVAK; from the coding sequence ATGCAGAACAATCTCCCGCCCCAGCAGCTCAACGTGGAACTGGGGGAAAAAGAGGCTGAGGGCATCTATTCTAATCTGGCGCTCATCACCCATTCTCCGGCAGAGTTTGTCATCGATTTCACCCGCATGGTGCCGGGTGTTCCCAAAGCGCGCGTCTACGCCCGGGTCATCATGACGCCGCAGCACGCCAAATCCCTGCTCAACGCGCTGAAGGAAAATATCGGCAAGTATGAAACTCAGTTCGGGGAGATCAAAGTGTACAACGAACCATCGCAACAGGGACGCGCGATCGGCTTTCAACCCAACCCACAAGAGAATGCACCCAGCGTGGCCAAATAA